AAGTCAACTCGCCAGTTGTAGGGTTGATCGCCACATCATCAAACAACGTGGGCTCGCTATTTGATTCGATCGAATAGATTAAATCCGCATCCGCATCTTCAATGTCATCAAAGACTGAAAATAGATCAATGACACTATCTACCTCACCTTCGACCACCGATACATCAATAATGCCGCTGGTAGTTGGTGCATTATTCGCACCCAGCAATTGCAGGATCTCAGTATCAGCCAACAAACTGGTACTGCCATCACTATCGGTAACCACAGCGGTGAAGTAGTTCAGGCCAGCTTCAGGATCGGTGTTGGTGAGGGTAACGGGGATATCAACAAAGCCAGTAGAGCCAACAGTGGCGCTTTGCTCATCCACACTCACGATCGCATTGGCTTCAAACGGATCGAGATCAAACCCACTACCATTGTCGGTAAAGAGGGCGGTTTCAAACTGCAACAATGACACATCAGCACCGACGGGCGCGCTGACTCGGATTACTTGATTAGCTATTTCGGAGGTGTCGGGAGTAGTGATCCCACCCAAAACTTCGATCGTAGGCGCGGTTGGCAATTGCTCCTTGACGATCGCTTGCGAACCAACTTCACTATTGGGAATGCGATAGGTTGCTGCGGTGTAGCTATTCCCATCACTGAAGTCAATGGTTACGGTAGTGCCAGCCAACTCCAGGCCGGAAACACTGGCGGCGTGATTTGGGCCTGGTGCAGGTAACCCCTGGGTACTGGTGGGATCATTGTCGATCGAGAAAGTAAAAGTTTCACCGGGGTCAAAGTCGGTGAACACAATTTCCAACGCATCATAGCCAAAGGTGCTATTGCCATCATGGGGCGCTAGAAAAGTATGGGAATCCTGCCCCGTTGCGGATTCACCACTATCGGGCGTAAAGTCTTTACCGATCGGATCGCCCGCTGTACCAAATGGGTCGAAGATAAGATCTGGCAGAATCGCCGTACTAATGTCAATTACAACCCGCTCAATTTGAATGCCGCTATCGGAATTGTTACTAATTTGAAATGAGCCACTGGAGTAGGTACTACTGGTGACAATATTATTATCGGGCGGCTCGATCACCAGTTCAGCCTGGGCGATCGTGGGCAAGATGTCATTGAATTCCTCGGTGAATGCGGTGCTAAATGCCGTAGGGCTTTCGATCGCGCCAGTGGTTACCTCTAAATCCCAATCGCCACCCAGCAGACTGCTACCAGTCAAATCATCTGAGGCGGCCACATCTGCACCACTAAGCTGACTGAGCGACTGCACAAAACCTAGTCCGGCTTCACCCTTGGCCACATTGCAGCCATATAGCAAAATATCGGCATCGGCAGTGAGGGAGTTTTGCCAACCGGCGATCGCCTCGCTGTAGCTATCAATGGTCTCTTGGCCTAACCAACTGGCTCCTAGTTGCATCCCCCCACTGGCAGCATGGGAAATAATATGGATCGCCGAGACCTGGCCAAACCCTTGACCAAACCCGCCAAACCCACTGAGATACTCGCCAATTTGCGCCACCCCATCCCGATCGGCATCGAGGAATACCACCTCTAATCCTGGCAAGGCTCCAGCCGCAAAGTTACCAGCACTGGCCGCCCGCTCATCCACAAATACCACTCCACCGAGTTCACCGGAATTTAGTCCAGCCCCTTGAGTGAAACCCTGGCTCAAAGCTGTTGTGCTGGAATTTATACCGGGAAATGCAGCGATCAACTCAGAATTAGTTTCTAGGAAAGACATAGGTGGCAATGGGAAGAACAACTAAGAAAATATCTGAGGAGGTTGACAGCATTAGCTATCAAGTGCCTGAATTTACACTTGCCCTCATTGCAAACATTAGCGATAAACAGTGGAGTGAATGTAGAGGGAATGTGCAGAGATTGTGGAGAGAGGTTCAAAATGGAGCTGTTTTGAAAACCATTGAGCATTAAAAATCCACCAAACATCTATCCTGATTGGTTCACAAGCCTGACAGGAAACAAATATTCAGATCTACTGATGGCGATCGCTAGGCTTGATTTAATAATTTCTTTAGCAATTTGCCTCTATAATTTAGAAGAGAATAACCTTATATAACTATTCAAAAAGTAATCACTAAGATTAGAAATTTAGTGGTAGAAATTTAAAGAAGACTGGCGATCTGAATATTCTGGATATCAAGCTTTAGACTTATCTACGCATAGAACTGATGTAGTAATCGACCACGTTAATTATGATTGGTCGCACTCTTGCAAAAGAGCTATCACAATCGCAAATCAAGCATCAAATTCTTTGTGGTGGACTAGTAGATCGACTGGCATATTCTGGCATATTAAGGGGCATTAATTGGGATAAGGTAAATTGAGGCAGATTTACCGATGCCATGCTGGGATTGTGATGGACGATCCCCAAGCAATTAATAAACAAATCAATAGACTACTTGCGCAAAACTATAAGCAGGTGATGTTTTAGCATTCTTTTAGCTACTAAAGCAGCAAATCATCCTGGTGAGGGTAGGCGCAACCTAAGTTATTTGTGTGGCGATCGATAAGTTCATTAAATCCAATCTATTAATCTATGAGAGTTTTACACCTAGCCACCCATGAAGGATCGGGAGCGGGACGCGCTGCCGGCAGAATCCATTTAGGTTTGCGCCGCGAAAAATTTGATTCCCATATGCTGGTGGCTCAAAAAAGCTCAGAGCTGCCAACCGTCGTCAAACTCGATCGCTATCGTACTTTCTTCAAAAAAGTACAAGCCCGCCTCTTTGGACGAGAATTAAGTAAGCGACTGGGGCAAAATACTACCTTCTCGATCAATGCCACTGCTTCCCTGTTGCGATCGCCCATTGACCAAATTGCCCCAGATCTAATTAATTTGCATTGGGTGGGTTGGGAATATTTTAAGATTGAAGACCTGGCCAAATTGCAAAAACCTTTGGTGTGGACATTACAAGACATGTGGCCCTTTACGGGTGGGTGTCACTATAGCCAGGGTTGCGATCGTTATTTGCAATCCTGTGGCAATTGTCCACAACTCAAGGCCAACCAGGAAAACGACCTATCGCGCTGGGTATGGCAACGAAAGGCGCGATCGTGGCAGGATTTGGATCTCACCATTGTTACGCCTAGTACCTGGATGGCTGATTGTGCCAGGGCCAGTTCTCTGTTTAAACAGTTAAGGATTGAAACGATTCCCTTTGGCCTGGATACGCAAATATATCGACCGATCGATCCACAGCTTGCCCGCCAAAAATTGGCATTGCCCACCAATAAAAAATTAGTGCTATTTGGCGCATTGAGTGCCACTCAGGATCACCGCAAAGGTTTTCATTTATTGATTCCTGCCCTGACAAAGCTAGCTCAATCGGAATGGGGCGATCGGATCGAATTAGTGGTTTTCGGCGCTTCCCGCCCCGATGAGCCGATCGATCTGGGGTTCCCAACTCACTATTTAGGCCAACTCAACACCGATGCAGCTTTAACAGAAGCCTATTCAGCCGCAGATGTGATGATTGTACCGTCGGTTGAAGAGGCATTCGGCCAAACCGCTTCGGAGGCATTGGCCTGCGGCACACCAGTGATCGCCTTTCGTGGCACTGGCGTACAGGATATTGTTGATCACCAGCAAACGGGCTATCTGGTTAAACCCTATGAGGTGGAGGATCTCGCTGCTGGAATCGCCTGGGTCTTGGATGCTGATCCAGAACTAACCGCCAAGCTACGCTATCAATCTCGGCTCAAAGCAGAAACGGAGTTCTCTTTGTCAGTTCAAGCCCAGCGCTATTTAAAAATCTATGCTGAGCTAGCAAATGCCGATCGCCAGGAGCGATTGCCTCAAGCGATCCCCGTTCTTACCAAAGAGTTTTCTTAAATCTGGATTAGGATTGTAAAGTAAGGTATATGGTGAGCAACCAGAAAGATGACCGGAGCCAGGATGGAGCGATCGCCAAATACCAAGCCAAATACCAAGCCAGATCAAGAATCAAAGCAGGATTTAGATCAAGAACTAGAGCAGCTATTTGCAAACTTGATCAGTGAAGATTTAATCTTCTTCCCCATTCGCCACCATAGCCCCGCCTGTGCCTGGCATTTGCAAAAACTAATTAGCGATTGGCGACCGGCTCGGATTCTGATTGAAGGCCCCAGAGATATGAATGAGCTGGTGACTCATTTGCTCAAGCCAGAGACCCAAGCACCGATCGCAGTGTTTACTACCTACATCGACCATGCCCAAAGATTAGGAGAGCTACCGGAAGAACTGGCAGCAATGAGAGCACAACGATTTGCGGCCTATTATCCCTTTTGCGACTATTCGCCAGAACTGGTTGCAGTACGGGCAGGGAGTGAGATCGGAGCCAAGATCCAGTTCATTGATTTGCTGTATGCCGAAAAAGTGATTGCCAGCTATCTGCAAGCTGAAGAAGCGGAAGAAGAACAGGATGACAATCGCCCTGAGCCTTTAGATCAAGCGCCAGATCAAGCACCAGGGGAAAACTCAGATCGCCCTTCCCATCAGGTGCAAACCCTCCTGGAAGAGAACTATTTTCAGCACAGCCAATACTTGAATGCCCTGGCAAAAAAAACAGGTTGCCGAGATGCTGATGACCTATGGGATCATATGTTTGAGGCCAATTTCTTGCATTTGCCCACAGCTAAATTCATCCAAAATGTGGCCGCCTATTGTTGGATGGCCAGACGTGATTCGTCCAGGCAATCGCTGGTACAGGATGGCACGATCGCCCGTGAGGAAGCTATGGCAGCCGCGATCCAGTTAGCCAAAAAAGAAATCAAAAAGGAAGTGGTAAACGCGAGGAAGAATGCAAGCAAGCAAAAAGAGGGATCAACAGATCTAAATGATTACAACCATAAAATTTTGGTAGTTACTGGTGGGTTTCACACGATCGCCCTGCCTGATTTGATCAAGCAGAAGTTGCCCAAACAAAAAAAACTGAAATTAAAAACAGAAGAGGCGCAGACCGTTTTAATGCGCTATGGCTTCGAGCAATTGGATGCCCTAAATGGTTATGGGGCGGGAATGCCATCCCCAGGTTATTATCAACGGTTTTGGGAACAGTTGCAGCTAGATCCTACTGAACCTCTCAGCGAAACGGCTAATCAGATTCTAGTGGAATTAGGAATGCGATCGCGCCTCAGCCTTGATCACAACAAGAATAACGAATCTCAAAAAGAACAAAAAAAATCTGAGCAAGAATATTCCCTGCAATCGGAACCACAACCAATTCAAGGATTGTTGCCTCTTTCTACCGCTGATGCGATCGCGGCTTTGACTCAAGCTAGGAGTCTGGCAGCATTTCGTGGTCACAGTGGTCCTACCCGCGAAGACTTACTCGATGGGGTGCGAAGCTGCCTAGTAAAGGGAGCAATGGATGCGGAAGGGGTGGTGTTAATGTCACTGGTGCAGCAACTTCTGCGCGGCGATCGGATTGGTGAATTGCCCGATGATGTGGGCATTGCGCCGATTGTGGCAGACTTCCGACAGCGATCGACTAAACTCCGCCTCAGGGTCAATAATTCCACCGCTAAATCCTCTACCCTGGAAATTTATCGCAAACCAAAGCATCGCCACACCAGTCGCTTTTTCCATACTCTGGCATTCTTGGAAGTTCCCTTTGCCAGGTTAGTTACAGGGCCAGACTTCGTGCAGGGGAATCAACTCGATCGCCTTCAGGAAGTGTGGGAATATCGCTGGGTGCCACAAACGGAAAGCACCTTAATAGAGCGATCGCTTTATGGGGCTACAATCGAAGCAGCCGCGATCAATCGATTGCGACAAGCAATTTATGATCTAGAGCAGGAAGGGAGGGCAAGGTCAGCAATCGAAGCGGTCAAGATGCTCACGATCGCTTGTCGGATGGGGTTACATGCCCATGCAAGTGGGTTATTGAACTTGATTGCTAGCAATATTGCCGAAGACCCCGAATTTAGTTCCCTGGTTGATGCGGTGGCGGAATTATTATTGTTATGGCAATCGCGGGAACCACTGGCAGCACAGGG
The sequence above is a segment of the Pseudanabaena sp. PCC 7367 genome. Coding sequences within it:
- a CDS encoding glycosyltransferase family 4 protein; translation: MRVLHLATHEGSGAGRAAGRIHLGLRREKFDSHMLVAQKSSELPTVVKLDRYRTFFKKVQARLFGRELSKRLGQNTTFSINATASLLRSPIDQIAPDLINLHWVGWEYFKIEDLAKLQKPLVWTLQDMWPFTGGCHYSQGCDRYLQSCGNCPQLKANQENDLSRWVWQRKARSWQDLDLTIVTPSTWMADCARASSLFKQLRIETIPFGLDTQIYRPIDPQLARQKLALPTNKKLVLFGALSATQDHRKGFHLLIPALTKLAQSEWGDRIELVVFGASRPDEPIDLGFPTHYLGQLNTDAALTEAYSAADVMIVPSVEEAFGQTASEALACGTPVIAFRGTGVQDIVDHQQTGYLVKPYEVEDLAAGIAWVLDADPELTAKLRYQSRLKAETEFSLSVQAQRYLKIYAELANADRQERLPQAIPVLTKEFS
- a CDS encoding DUF5682 family protein codes for the protein MTGARMERSPNTKPNTKPDQESKQDLDQELEQLFANLISEDLIFFPIRHHSPACAWHLQKLISDWRPARILIEGPRDMNELVTHLLKPETQAPIAVFTTYIDHAQRLGELPEELAAMRAQRFAAYYPFCDYSPELVAVRAGSEIGAKIQFIDLLYAEKVIASYLQAEEAEEEQDDNRPEPLDQAPDQAPGENSDRPSHQVQTLLEENYFQHSQYLNALAKKTGCRDADDLWDHMFEANFLHLPTAKFIQNVAAYCWMARRDSSRQSLVQDGTIAREEAMAAAIQLAKKEIKKEVVNARKNASKQKEGSTDLNDYNHKILVVTGGFHTIALPDLIKQKLPKQKKLKLKTEEAQTVLMRYGFEQLDALNGYGAGMPSPGYYQRFWEQLQLDPTEPLSETANQILVELGMRSRLSLDHNKNNESQKEQKKSEQEYSLQSEPQPIQGLLPLSTADAIAALTQARSLAAFRGHSGPTREDLLDGVRSCLVKGAMDAEGVVLMSLVQQLLRGDRIGELPDDVGIAPIVADFRQRSTKLRLRVNNSTAKSSTLEIYRKPKHRHTSRFFHTLAFLEVPFARLVTGPDFVQGNQLDRLQEVWEYRWVPQTESTLIERSLYGATIEAAAINRLRQAIYDLEQEGRARSAIEAVKMLTIACRMGLHAHASGLLNLIASNIAEDPEFSSLVDAVAELLLLWQSREPLAAQGLSQVKELCAIAYQRLCYLLPNLANCAEEMVNDLLTKFCAVREFLYMTASNNSQKQDPEEIWLDRELFYQGIELLLDLPQGQPALQGGAVGILYSDRRITEEQIMAIATAYLNSSEAAPRVTAEFLRGLLRTCREVAWNLPQLLQVIDQQLQSWEEEGFMKALPEFRLAFADLTPRETDRVAALVAGLHDEQHLGDLTERRLTEADLQMGLQMNQLLTDSLKQDGLLAWISSNS